TAACATTTAGAATAAAGAATAATGATATTTATTGGGCTTACTTTTTCCCCACAACATTTATTGTGTTTATTCAGGTTAGCTCTTCACCGAAGAGTCTTGACAGGCCAAAATCCGTGATTTTCGGCACCATGTTTTCATCCAACAATATGTTGCTAGGCTGAAGATTCAAATGAACAATTGGCCTATCCATTTCCTTATGCAGGTAACGTAAGCCCTGGCAGATGCCCTTGATTATCTCGAAGCATGTCTTCCAATCAGGTCTAAAAGATGCATCTGAAGAATGAAAACATGGGTCATGTATTTACATACATCTCAGAAAGTTAATGACAAAACAAATATATGCATGTTAGATAGCGCGTTCTTATGCATACCAAAAATATACTTGTCAAGGTTTCCGTTAGGCACATATTCATAGTAGAGCATGCTCTCAACCACGTCTACAATGATGTATCTTCCACTGTGCTCGATCACTTTCTTCTGCGGTTCATGGCAGTAGCCCAGTAACCTCACTATATTCGGATGCTGCATGGCCATAAGATTCCCAACCCCAATCGTGAACTGCTTCTCAGGTGCCACCGGCGCATTATCTGAAAGCTTCTTCACGGCAATCTTCTCCCCATCTTGCAGAATGCCCTGTTACTTTGACCTCTTATCAGACACTGATCGGTGTGCGCTTATTGGACAATATTCTAAAACTGGAGAACAATGTTGTTGAGCATAGTGGTATGGCACCTCATAAACAGTTCTAAATGCACCTTCACCAAGCTTTCGAGCATCAGAGAACCCATCCGTGATCTCTTTCAGAAACTGCGCTGGTGGGTTAGTCGGCAAGGTGTTCAGAAGACTCGACTTGCTGGCCATTCCTGACAATTTGACGCAGCTGCAGATCCGAGCTAATCAAACAAGATTTATTATAGCAACTTCAACTCCAGCAAAAATATGGCATTGTTCATGAACATAGTATGTATACGAGCATAACACAACACAGATTTTTGCACAAACTGGAAAGTTCTGAAACCAAACGAAAGTAAGCGGCTTGTTAGAAGCACTGACCTGGAGCAGAGAACTTGAGGGATCCAGGCTGGGGAGATCGAAGAACCAGATGTACGGGATGAGATTGCTGGCAGGATGAAGGAGGAGCTGCTGCGGTTTTAATAAGATTGTATATAATCCAGCCCGATGGGATCTGGAACGGAGACTAGGAGGGAGTTGACTCTAGACCATGTGAGCAGAGCAGTGTAGGATGTGACAATTTTCGAAGGAATGTGGGAGCAGTTGTGACTTATGAGGAGGTTAGTAGTGAGTGCACGAGTGGGGGATGCTGGGCCGGACCTTGAAATCCCCATCACCCCTTGTGCTAGCTGTCACCGTCACCGTGTCTACACGACTACACCGCGTTCCAAGAGCAAGAGCTAAGTTGCTGACGCTGTTCGTCTAAACGGTGCTTTATTCTGTTTAAACACCATTTAAAATCTCTTTCTTATTGTTTATTCATATTTTAAAATTTCTTTACAATGTTCGTTCTTATTTGGAACTTCTCCTTACCTTGTTCTACTCATGTTTTGAGAGCCGCCCTTTTTCGAAAATCCACTTTCTTTTGAAACGTTTTCTTTTAGAAAACCTTTCTTGCAAAGTCTTATTTGAACAATTTTCTTCTCAAAATCCTCATTTTGAAAACTAGTTATATACCTCCTACCATTACGAGCCTTTCCCTATTGAAACCTAAGATTCTCGGATCCTTGACCAACTCTCCACTCACCTTATAACATCAAAAAGCCTAGCCTATCCTTGTTAAACACCTCCTCTGGTAGGGCCCCATAAAGCATGCCAACAACTTACTACAATGGAAAAGAGGGAAGAGAAACAAGGTTTGCATGAGTTCACTTTTTTAGTTGCAAACATCGTTGAACTATACCTGTCGTTAGGGTGGGCACACATCAATGCTTGTCCACACCCAAACCAAAATCATTATATCCATTCCTCATCCTTCCTGAGAGCATCTCCCGGAGTTTTGCAAAGCAGCTTCTTATTTTGATATTTTAGCATAAAGGGAAAAAAGTGCTCGCCAATAGTTTGGTAAAAGAGCT
This sequence is a window from Miscanthus floridulus cultivar M001 chromosome 10, ASM1932011v1, whole genome shotgun sequence. Protein-coding genes within it:
- the LOC136484756 gene encoding cysteine-rich receptor-like protein kinase 43: MASKSSLLNTLPTNPPAQFLKEITDGFSDARKLGEGAFRTVYEGILQDGEKIAVKKLSDNAPVAPEKQFTIGVGNLMAMQHPNIVRLLGYCHEPQKKVIEHSGRYIIVDVVESMLYYEYVPNGNLDKYIFDASFRPDWKTCFEIIKGICQGLRYLHKEMDRPIVHLNLQPSNILLDENMVPKITDFGLSRLFGEELT